A single window of Rhodamnia argentea isolate NSW1041297 chromosome 5, ASM2092103v1, whole genome shotgun sequence DNA harbors:
- the LOC115731381 gene encoding disease resistance protein At4g27190-like — MSIDSAVSIAWDVLKWVVVPIKRQFGYVISSKSYANGLQEEVQKLANESQRVHILAEVARNNLRIFNSGFTEWQASAEMALEEAKDLSGKFEGASKSCCRGTLPDPVCRYQFSRKAKEKMEALRQLTRKCSEFKELNDISFSLPAPGNVTAPTPGRREGKEVMQSTTPTASASSASTAIKDDDVFESRAQIIRDIMDALADNSNRVVGVYGMGGVGKSTLLVDAERRLREEKLFDLVAKADVSENPDINKIQGEIAHALGLSDIKNEDIVSVRAELLRTRLEKEEREKKKVLIILDNLWKGLDLRSVGIPCGHDNKVIGCKLLLTSRFEDVLRREMGCDRDFLLDVLKKEEAKRLFEKTVGDKVHHDPFESLVDEALRKCAGLPFLIIAMGNIFRDANFYEWKDVLRQIEMSTNKGISERINEMLQLSYDRFKGEDGKDAKSLLRLCVVYGVSKPSLENLVRYGVGSRLFREDSSMEEVRDRLSSLIRALISSSLLLKDDEDVDGFKIHDLVRGFVMSVASRDDPLLVLRENDKLMTELPKDKLKSCTAVCFPYVDMKELPEELDCPEMRIFLLFTNNESLKVPYSYFNTMSKLMVLHLSQVRLTRSPSPFQSLENLHTLCLDGCSLDDVAMIGELNGLHVLGFVNSKIQRLPNEIGQLIELRLLDLNHCSQLEIIEPGVLGSLVKLEELYMENSFDRWNVVEQTPPTNAGLIELNKLKNLYTLHVSILDPSVLPHYLNVEKLTKYQIQIGEVPRWRSRNGSSTLELKLDPMSDILQKECIQTLLGKTDDLFLEGLNGIEQSICVLSRKVFPKLKHLQVENSPSINYILQSPSHTEFKMLESLLLKNLINLEKICYNHISSNSFKVLKVVRVESCDKMEVLFPLSLLRELPRLEEIQVVICHLMREIVEVDDCDKVELRNLRVLNLHDLPNIKNFVTNGTAPSSSTSNDQGRPQVAFFNGQQIVFPSLETLRIVGMDSIEIIWDNQVAAESFRKLKSLIVYGCNKLANIVPSYILGRLKSLESLEVGSYARASPLCFQPQ, encoded by the exons atgTCGATCGATTCTGCCGTTTCTATTGCGTGGGATGTCTTGAAGTGGGTAGTTGTTCCCATCAAGCGTCAATTCGGATATGTGAtctcctccaagagctacgcCAACGGTCTTCAGGAGGAAGTCCAGAAGCTGGCAAACGAGTCTCAGAGGGTCCACATTCTTGCGGAAGTGGCCAGAAACAATCTTCGGATTTTCAACAGTGGCTTCACGGAGTGGCAGGCAAGTGCTGAGATGGCCTTGGAAGAGGCGAAAGACCTGTCGGGCAAATTTGAAGGGGCGAGCAAGAGTTGCTGCCGCGGGACTCTTCCCGACCCCGTttgtcgctatcagttcagcaggaAGGCCAAGGAAAAGATGGAGGCCCTCCGGCAACTAACTCGAAAATGCAGTGAATTCAAGGAACTGAATGACATCTCCTTCAGCCTTCCTGCTCCAGGGAATGTCACTGCTCCGACTCCGGGCAGGAGAGAGGGCAAAGAAGTCATGCAGTCGACCACTCCGACGGCCTCTGCTTCTTCTGCCTCTACTGCGATTAAGGATGATGATGTCTTCGAATCCAGAGCTCAGATCATAAGGGACATCATGGACGCTCTTGCTGATAACAGCAACCGAGTGGTCGGGGTTTACGGGATGGGCGGGGtcggcaagtccacccttttggTGGATGCCGAAAGGAGACTAAGGGAAGAAAAGTTGTTCGACCTGGTTGCTAAGGCCGACGTGTCAGAAAATCCAGACATCAATAAgattcaaggagagattgcGCATGCGTTGGGCCTTAGCGACATAAAGAACGAAGATATTGTCAGCGTGCGAGCGGAGCTTCTGCGTACAAGGTTGGaaaaggaggagagggagaaaaagaaggtgctcataatactggacaactTGTGGAAGGGTCTCGACTTGAGATCGGTCGGGATTCCTTGCGGACACGACAACAAAGTCATAGGATGCAAGTTGTTGTTGACGTCAAGATTTGAAGATGTTTTGCGGAGGGAAATGGGCTGCGATAGGGACTTCCTCCTCGATGTGCTGAAGaaggaagaggcaaaaagattgTTTGAGAAGACGGTGGGcgacaaagttcatcatgatcCGTTCGAATCCTTGGTGGATGAAGCCCTCCGCAAAtgtgcaggtttgcctttcctaattatTGCAATGGGGAATATTTTTAGAGACGCTAATTTTTATGAATGGAAGGATGTTTTGAGACAAATCGAGATGTCTACAAACAAAGGAATCAGTGAGAGGATAAACGAGATGTTGCAGTTGAGCTATGATCGTTTCAAAGGGGAGGATGGCAAGGATGCGAAGTCCCTGTTACGGCTATGTGTTGTTTATGGTGTCTCTAAGCCCTCTCTTGAAAACTTGGTGAGGTACGGCGTAGGTTCGAGGTTATTTCGAGAAGATAGCAGCATGGAAGAAGTGAGAGACAGGTTGAGCTCACTAATCCGAGCCCTGATATCCTCCTCCCTTTTGTTAAAGGACGATGAggatgttgatggtttcaaGATACACGACTTGGTTCGTGGATTTGTCATGTCTGTTGCTTCAAGAGATGACCCTCTTCTCGTGCTGAGAGAAAATGATAAGTTGATGACAGAGTTGCCAAaggacaagctcaaaagttgTACAGCGGTATGCTTTCCCTACGTTGATATGAAGGAGCTTCCCGAAGAGTTAGATTGCCCCGAAATgcggatctttttgttgttcacaAACAATGAATCTCTTAAGGTCCCATATTCATATTTCAACACTATGAGCAAACTCATGGTCTTACATCTTTCTCAGGTACGTCTCACTCGTTCACCTTCGCCGTTCCAATCCTTGGAGAACTTACACACACTATGTCTAGATGGTTGTTCATTAGATGATGTAGCCATGATCGGCGAGCTAAACGGGCTACATGTTCTCGGCTTTGTGAACTCCAAAATTCAACGATTGCCAAATGAAATTGGACAATTGATAGAGCTAAGACTGTTAGACTTAAACCATTGCTCACAACTTGagataattgaaccgggtgtGCTTGGGAGCTTGGtgaaattggaggagttgtatATGGAGAATAGCTTTGATCGTTGGAATGTTGTGGAGCAAACTCCACCCACTAATGCCGGGCTTATTgagttgaacaaattgaagaatCTCTACACTTTGCATGTGTCCATTCTCGATCCGAGTGTGCTCCCGCATTATCTAAACGTCGAGAAACTAACCAAGTACCAAATCCAGATAGGTGAGGTGCCACGCTGGCGAAGTCGCAATGGATCGAGCACATTGGAGCTTAAGTTGGATCCAATGAGCGATATTCTTCAGAAAGAATGCATACAAACTTTATTAGGCAAAACCGATGATCTCTTTTTAGAAGGATTAAACGGAATTGAGCAAAGTATTTGTGTGTTATCCCGTAAAGTGTTTCCGAAATTAAAGCACCTACAAGTCGAGAATAGTCCCTCCATCAATTACATCCTCCAATCACCATCACATACAGAGTTTAAGATGTTGGAGTCGTTACTTCTCAAGAATCTCATCAACTTAGAGAAGATATGTTACAACCATATCTCCTCCAATTCCTTCAAAGTATTAAAGGTAGTGCGAGTTGAAAGTTGCGACaagatggaagttttgtttcctctttcattattgagagaacttccacgacttgaagagatccaagttgTCATTTGCCACTTGATGCGGGAGATTGTAGAAGTGGATGATTGTGACAAAGTTGAGTTGCGAAATTTGCGGGTATTGAATTTACATGACTTGCCAAATATCAAGAATTTTGTCACCAATGGGACGGCTCCTTCAAGTAGTACATCAAATGACCAAGGTCGCCCTCAAGTTGCATTCTTCAACGGGCAACAG ATTGTGTTTCCTAGCCTGGAGACATTACGCATCGTTGGGATGGATAGTATTGAGATaatatgggacaatcaagttGCTGCGGAGTCTTTCCGCAAACTAAAGTCGCTCATTGTTTATGGATGCAACAAGCTAGCGAACATTGTTCCTTCTTACATTCTTGGACGGCTCAagagcttggaaagtttggaggtAGGATCAT ATGCGagagcctcacctctctgttTCCAGCCTCAGTAG
- the LOC125315323 gene encoding monofunctional riboflavin biosynthesis protein RIBA 2, chloroplastic-like, translated as MDLNLCRQLKDKWGLGMIAQYELYADMLARGHFSCRVSRNSKSSNLLLQANHSSQIGFPSDITAVSLGGKLSSSGRGVVAAKAAVIPDGGETLPYPGDFAVSETLIGEESVGIQLQPDAVVFGALAADTAPISTSFPIEDDEFDLDQPTTGFASVPEAIEDIRQGKIVVAVDDEDRENEGDLIMAAEMATPEAMAFIVKHGAGIVCVIMKEEDLERLQLPLMVNQRQNEEKLRTAFTVTVVCAFITPYPFSIHEVFLKT; from the exons ATGGATTTGAACCTCTGTAGGCAGCTGAAAGACAAGTGGGGGCTCGGGATGATTGCTCAGTACGAGCTCTATGCGGATATGCTCGCTCG TGGCCATTTTTCATGCAGAGTTTCCAGGAACTCGAAATCATCCAATTTGCTGCTCCAGGCAAACCATTCTTCGCAAATTGGTTTTCCATCTGATATAACCGCGGTTTCATTGGGTGGTAAATTATCTTCCAGTGGGAGGGGTGTTGTTGCAGCAAAAGCTGCAGTGATACCTGACGGAGGTGAAACTTTGCCTTATCCTGGTGATTTTGCAGTGAGCGAGACTCTGATTGGTGAGGAATCAGTtggcattcaattgcagcctgATGCAGTAGTGTTTGGAGCGCTTGCAGCTGATACTGCACCTATAAGCACTTCTTTCCccattgaagatgatgaatttgACTTGGACCAACCCACGACAGGCTTTGCATCTGTTCCAGAAGCAATTGAGGACATCCGCCAAGGAAAG ATTGTAGTGGCGGTAGACGACGAGGACAGGGAGAATGAGGGTGATCTTATAATGGCAGCAGAAATGGCAACACCTGAGGCTATGGCATTTATTGTGAAGCATGGCGCTGGGATTGTTTGTGTGATCATGAAAGAGGAAGATTTGGAGCGCTTGCAACTTCCTTTGATGGTGAATCAGAGGCAGAATGAAGAGAAGCTTCGGACTGCATTCACTGTGACTGTGGTATGTGCTTTTATTACACCATATCCTTTTTCAATACATGAGGTTTTTCTCAAAACTTAG